A genomic segment from Verrucomicrobiia bacterium encodes:
- a CDS encoding SCO family protein has translation MRLDMVHRFAYVTAFVAVALFVTACDPPPPTVPAVTAPPAPTKPTIAKPTVARVKDPLPGATNIFEVKGVVQQLRPNGTTAVIRHEEIPGYMEAMTMPLSVKSTNDLAGVAVGDTISFRMLVTHDDGWIDQVQVLGHTNTPPVPPPTTRLVRNVDVLKLGDKLPDYPFINEFGKGVRTDEFRGKAVALTFMFTRCPFPNFCPRLTDNFKRAYQKLEEDTTAPKNWHLLSLSFDVQMDTPEVLRAYAQRTHYKPEKWSFLTGALIEIDDIGERFGMVFSREDGTFNFNHNMRTVVIDTRGRVYSIFIGNEWKVDELVAKLKEAALVPATGEAPPVPIPPNAAE, from the coding sequence ATGCGTTTGGATATGGTTCATCGATTTGCTTACGTGACTGCCTTTGTGGCAGTTGCGCTCTTTGTCACTGCTTGTGACCCGCCGCCGCCAACCGTGCCAGCCGTGACCGCTCCGCCTGCACCGACTAAGCCAACGATTGCCAAACCCACGGTTGCGAGGGTCAAAGACCCGCTTCCTGGTGCCACCAATATTTTTGAGGTAAAGGGCGTGGTGCAGCAGCTTCGTCCGAACGGGACCACAGCGGTCATCCGCCATGAGGAGATACCTGGTTACATGGAGGCGATGACCATGCCTCTGAGCGTCAAGAGCACCAATGATCTCGCAGGTGTCGCGGTGGGTGACACCATCTCCTTCCGCATGCTGGTGACGCATGACGATGGCTGGATCGATCAGGTTCAGGTATTGGGCCATACGAACACGCCACCCGTCCCGCCACCCACCACCCGCTTGGTGCGGAATGTGGATGTGTTAAAACTGGGCGATAAACTGCCTGACTATCCTTTCATCAATGAGTTCGGCAAAGGCGTCCGCACGGATGAATTTCGCGGCAAGGCGGTGGCGTTGACTTTTATGTTCACGCGCTGTCCGTTCCCGAACTTCTGTCCGCGCCTCACGGATAACTTCAAGCGCGCCTATCAGAAGCTCGAAGAGGACACGACAGCTCCGAAGAACTGGCACCTGCTCAGTCTCTCCTTCGATGTGCAGATGGATACGCCAGAAGTCTTGCGCGCCTACGCGCAGCGCACGCATTACAAACCGGAGAAGTGGAGCTTCCTCACGGGTGCGTTGATCGAGATCGATGACATCGGCGAGCGCTTTGGCATGGTCTTCAGCCGCGAGGACGGCACCTTTAACTTCAATCACAACATGCGCACCGTGGTCATCGATACGCGCGGCCGAGTTTACTCGATCTTCATCGGCAACGAGTGGAAGGTGGATGAACTTGTGGCGAAATTGAAAGAAGCGGCACTGGTGCCTGCGACGGGTGAAGCTCCGCCGGTGCCGATCCCGCCTAACGCTGCCGAGTAA
- a CDS encoding leucine-rich repeat domain-containing protein: MSQASFINLCRSQNLASQTAYTLVKMLGSATGALSKHLDTLWEATPQTANGILAKLSEKELELAWSELEKKTWISFQRDELADLSPLALLTGLETLVLSGHPTGDIAPLASLTKLRKLYLASNELTNLNVLGGLKALEFLDLRGNPAEDLKFLGTLPRLKALELSPSQMAHMSHSGPLNALVTLKINGSGDITLEGMPAMPQLVNLRAANLTKLDCIGNFPKLENVFLKGSFSKLHPLHSCAQLTHLELWTDEALDAAELPVHLRLRSLAFNCPKVSNLLAAKNEGLREFRLAEKTSADPEQKEKLLQSLRSWDEDFLLPKPKSSPSAKMETVTESEFLRYNGQEAYGLRPEDLNEAMMWSERDWLLTRLEKALGEKFKNEKDFNFPINNGMFRSSTLSLLSRKAIRDLPWIVATIQKELCQTKHDWIIYCGTEDGDFDVWIYPDRLVTTEKDAKVISKIMKPWWKALGF, translated from the coding sequence ATGAGCCAAGCTAGTTTCATCAACCTTTGTCGAAGCCAAAACCTCGCCTCTCAGACAGCCTATACGCTGGTGAAGATGTTGGGTTCGGCTACTGGAGCTCTGTCAAAGCATTTGGATACTTTGTGGGAAGCCACTCCCCAGACTGCCAATGGTATCCTCGCCAAATTGAGTGAGAAAGAATTGGAACTGGCCTGGTCGGAACTGGAAAAGAAGACATGGATCAGCTTTCAAAGGGATGAGCTTGCCGATCTGTCCCCCTTGGCGTTACTGACCGGTCTGGAGACATTGGTGCTATCTGGGCATCCAACGGGGGATATCGCTCCTTTAGCCTCATTGACCAAGTTGCGGAAGCTGTATCTCGCCAGCAACGAACTCACCAACTTAAACGTGTTGGGCGGATTGAAAGCCTTGGAATTCCTCGATCTGCGTGGGAATCCAGCGGAGGATTTGAAATTCTTGGGAACGCTGCCCCGGCTGAAGGCTCTGGAACTCTCTCCCTCGCAAATGGCTCACATGTCCCATAGCGGACCATTGAATGCCCTAGTCACGCTCAAGATCAATGGCTCAGGCGACATCACGCTGGAGGGGATGCCTGCCATGCCTCAGTTGGTCAACCTTCGTGCCGCCAACTTGACCAAATTAGACTGCATCGGAAATTTTCCAAAGCTTGAGAATGTATTCCTGAAAGGAAGTTTTTCGAAGCTGCATCCATTACATTCCTGCGCACAGCTTACACATTTAGAACTCTGGACTGATGAGGCTTTAGATGCAGCTGAATTACCTGTTCATCTCCGGCTTAGGTCGCTGGCTTTCAACTGTCCCAAGGTCAGCAACCTGCTGGCCGCCAAGAATGAAGGATTACGGGAGTTTCGCTTGGCTGAAAAAACGTCAGCCGATCCGGAGCAAAAAGAGAAATTGTTGCAATCATTGAGGTCATGGGATGAAGATTTTCTGCTTCCTAAACCCAAGAGTTCTCCATCTGCTAAAATGGAAACGGTGACCGAATCAGAGTTCCTCCGCTACAATGGTCAGGAAGCATATGGCCTGCGGCCCGAAGATCTGAATGAGGCCATGATGTGGAGCGAACGTGACTGGTTGCTTACTCGTCTGGAAAAGGCCCTGGGTGAGAAGTTTAAGAACGAGAAGGATTTCAATTTCCCCATCAATAACGGCATGTTCCGCTCCAGCACGCTCAGCCTGCTTTCGCGCAAGGCTATCCGGGATTTGCCTTGGATCGTGGCGACTATCCAAAAGGAGCTATGCCAGACCAAGCACGACTGGATCATCTATTGCGGCACAGAGGACGGGGATTTTGATGTTTGGATCTATCCAGACCGGCTGGTGACGACCGAGAAAGACGCGAAAGTCATCAGCAAGATCATGAAACCATGGTGGAAAGCCTTGGGTTTCTAG
- the dprA gene encoding DNA-processing protein DprA — MDATEAYIALNMIEGVGPVRVRQLLDYFGDAPSILKAGKDQLMRVNGIGPEIANSIASWESDVDLSGELRRIQEYGCHVVTKEDAVYPAHLREIYDPPIVLYVKGKLLEKDKHSVAIVGSRMTTNYGTETARKFGYQLAYVGVTVVSGGARGIDTSAHQGALNAKGRTIAVLGTGINIVFPTENVQLFERISETGAVITQFPFNRPADKQTFPIRNRIVAGMTLGTIVVEANLASGALITARMAVDAGRQVFAVPGRIDSPRSKGCHELIKKGAKLCEGAEDVLSEFEYLFPTTNKPPSLAEGGELPALELSTNEAKVLDAFNKGSETSMDEIIRGSGLPTSAVGATLFGLEMKKIVKRLPGNLFTRQR, encoded by the coding sequence ATGGATGCCACGGAGGCGTATATCGCGTTAAACATGATTGAGGGTGTCGGCCCGGTGAGGGTGCGGCAGTTGCTGGACTATTTCGGCGATGCCCCATCTATCTTGAAAGCGGGCAAGGACCAGCTCATGCGCGTGAACGGCATCGGGCCGGAGATCGCCAATAGCATCGCCTCATGGGAAAGCGATGTGGACCTTAGCGGTGAACTGCGGCGCATCCAGGAATACGGCTGCCATGTGGTGACGAAGGAAGACGCCGTGTATCCCGCCCACCTCCGCGAGATCTACGATCCGCCGATTGTCTTGTATGTGAAGGGTAAGTTGCTGGAGAAGGATAAGCATTCCGTGGCCATCGTCGGTTCCCGCATGACCACGAATTACGGCACTGAGACCGCCCGGAAGTTTGGTTACCAGCTTGCCTATGTAGGTGTGACCGTGGTGAGCGGCGGCGCTCGCGGCATCGATACCAGCGCGCATCAAGGCGCCTTGAACGCCAAGGGCCGGACCATCGCGGTGCTGGGCACGGGCATCAATATCGTTTTCCCCACCGAGAATGTGCAGTTGTTCGAACGCATCTCTGAAACTGGCGCGGTCATCACGCAATTTCCCTTCAATCGTCCGGCGGACAAGCAGACGTTTCCCATCCGCAACCGCATCGTGGCCGGGATGACCTTGGGCACCATCGTGGTGGAGGCGAATCTGGCCAGCGGCGCACTCATCACCGCACGCATGGCCGTGGATGCCGGGCGACAGGTCTTCGCCGTGCCAGGTCGCATCGATTCTCCGCGCAGCAAGGGCTGTCACGAGCTCATCAAGAAAGGCGCGAAACTCTGCGAAGGCGCAGAAGATGTGCTGAGCGAGTTCGAGTATCTTTTCCCGACGACGAACAAGCCGCCTTCCTTGGCGGAAGGCGGTGAACTGCCCGCTCTGGAACTCTCCACGAACGAAGCCAAAGTGCTGGACGCCTTCAATAAAGGCTCAGAGACGAGCATGGATGAGATCATCCGGGGCAGTGGATTACCTACATCGGCTGTAGGCGCGACTCTCTTCGGGCTGGAGATGAAGAAGATCGTGAAACGGTTACCGGGGAATCTGTTTACTCGGCAGCGTTAG